In one window of Candidatus Thermoplasmatota archaeon DNA:
- a CDS encoding ABC transporter permease, with translation MVALPFSPRLAFRVWQREATLYRKLWASTILSNLFDPFIYLVAMGYGLGAYLTEGFEGVSYLQWIAPGLVASSVMMAAAYEVAWNAYVRIHIERTYEAMMTTPAALEDVVVGEIAWATTRAVIYAAVMLVVLLALGLVRSPWALLVPAIAALGGATFAVLGLTYTVLVKHMEQLTFYFTLVVTPMFLFSGVFFPLDELPAFAQVVAQFSPLYHLVEVVRALVLGTVHAGLFVHTAVLAGVVVALGFLPVRLLRRKLLI, from the coding sequence ATGGTCGCGCTCCCGTTCTCGCCGAGGCTCGCCTTCCGCGTGTGGCAGCGCGAGGCGACGCTCTACCGGAAGCTCTGGGCCTCCACCATCCTCTCGAATCTCTTCGACCCGTTCATCTACCTCGTCGCGATGGGCTACGGCCTCGGCGCGTATCTGACCGAGGGCTTCGAAGGCGTCTCCTATCTGCAATGGATCGCGCCGGGCCTCGTCGCGTCGAGCGTCATGATGGCCGCCGCGTACGAGGTCGCGTGGAACGCGTACGTGCGCATCCACATCGAGCGGACGTACGAGGCGATGATGACCACGCCCGCCGCCCTCGAGGACGTCGTCGTGGGCGAGATCGCCTGGGCGACGACGCGCGCCGTCATCTACGCGGCCGTCATGCTTGTCGTCCTCCTCGCGCTCGGCCTCGTGCGCTCGCCCTGGGCGCTCCTCGTGCCCGCGATCGCGGCGCTCGGCGGCGCGACGTTCGCGGTCCTCGGGCTCACGTACACCGTCCTCGTGAAGCACATGGAGCAGCTCACCTTCTACTTCACCCTCGTCGTGACGCCGATGTTCCTCTTCTCCGGCGTCTTCTTCCCGCTCGACGAGCTGCCGGCCTTCGCGCAGGTCGTCGCCCAGTTCTCGCCGCTCTACCATCTCGTCGAGGTCGTGCGGGCCCTCGTGCTCGGCACCGTGCACGCGGGGCTCTTTGTCCACACGGCCGTGCTCGCCGGTGTCGTCGTCGCGTTGGGATTCCTGCCCGTGAGGCTTCTGCGGCGGAAGCTCCTGATCTGA
- a CDS encoding ABC transporter ATP-binding protein, producing MEPAVVARGLAKRFGAHEAVKNVDFDIPAGSTFAFLGPNGAGKTSTMRMIYGLSPVSAGTLTVLGHDVATESRALKRLIGVVPQEANLDMDMTALDNVVTFARFFDITGAPARSRAKELLASVQLEEKADARVATLSGGMKRRLLIARALVNDPALLVLDEPTTGLDPQSRALLWERIRDMRRAGKTVILTTHYMEEAERLSDELVLMDGGRIIERGTPRELVLRHIGREVLELELPRAEQERALKALADRARGSDRSRDFVLFHTDDAEALLREAESEGLEPASAVLRRASLEDVFLKLTGRTLLE from the coding sequence GTGGAGCCGGCCGTCGTCGCCCGAGGACTCGCGAAGCGCTTCGGCGCCCACGAGGCCGTGAAGAACGTCGATTTCGACATTCCCGCGGGAAGCACGTTCGCGTTCCTCGGCCCGAACGGCGCGGGGAAAACCTCCACCATGCGGATGATCTACGGCCTGTCGCCCGTCTCCGCGGGGACGCTCACGGTCCTCGGGCACGACGTTGCGACCGAATCGCGGGCCCTCAAGCGTCTCATCGGGGTCGTGCCCCAGGAAGCGAACCTCGACATGGACATGACGGCGCTCGACAACGTCGTGACGTTCGCGCGCTTCTTCGACATCACGGGCGCGCCGGCGAGGTCCCGCGCGAAGGAGCTTCTCGCGTCCGTCCAGCTCGAGGAGAAGGCGGACGCGCGCGTCGCGACGCTCTCCGGGGGCATGAAGCGGCGGCTCCTCATCGCGCGCGCCCTCGTGAACGACCCCGCGCTCCTCGTGCTCGACGAGCCCACGACGGGCCTCGATCCGCAGTCGCGCGCGCTCCTCTGGGAGCGCATCCGCGACATGCGCCGGGCCGGAAAGACGGTCATCCTCACGACGCACTACATGGAGGAGGCCGAGCGGCTCTCGGACGAGCTCGTCCTCATGGACGGCGGCCGCATCATCGAGCGCGGGACGCCCCGCGAGCTTGTGCTCCGCCACATCGGTCGGGAGGTGCTCGAGCTCGAGCTCCCCCGGGCCGAGCAGGAGCGCGCGCTCAAGGCGCTCGCGGACCGGGCGCGAGGCTCCGACCGGTCGCGCGACTTCGTCCTCTTCCACACGGACGACGCCGAGGCGCTTTTGCGCGAGGCCGAATCCGAGGGTCTTGAACCCGCCTCCGCCGTGCTGCGCCGCGCGAGCCTGGAGGACGTCTTCCTGAAGCTCACCGGCAGGACGCTCCTTGAGTAA
- a CDS encoding NEW3 domain-containing protein — protein MNRVSAVVLATLLLASAVGLAEGQRSRTFVVSDVARDGNDVSVSLRNVASFARIHFASLTDDGVLVASEFSGEAWSQGHVTLPFRLFRDARVVTLTISFERGNGEERETFAIEIPRPPADAGLYKVIVEDATTDGERARVTLRNAGNRTVASVVLSLEDLAGIKIGTPYFRTIERLAPGDSAVAEFGLVKDAADVAVALEYDNRTTTTKVRLRETEGASGGAPGRLGLKTDFPIREQEPGRSADYSVKVENPGRERLVELATRGLPEGYVARFFVGNAPAPSVRLAAGGSRDVVVSLSLPAGATKDVGRTLAFELVATSEGVETVLPLQVTVLGAGRLELEGENWFANLAPGETREVNVTVRNSGTAALRDVVLGASKPTGWRTAFDPPRLAKLDPGERREVTMRVSAPEDVGTGKYVLDVGASAGDVNARTRTLSLDVAAPPSSDLGWIAAAAVAAVVAVFVIVKAKRR, from the coding sequence ATGAATCGCGTGTCCGCCGTGGTCCTCGCGACGCTCCTCCTTGCCTCGGCCGTGGGCCTCGCGGAAGGACAGCGCTCGCGTACCTTCGTGGTTTCCGACGTCGCGCGCGATGGAAACGACGTCTCCGTCTCGCTTCGAAACGTCGCGTCGTTCGCGCGGATCCATTTCGCGTCGCTTACGGACGACGGCGTCCTCGTCGCTTCGGAATTCAGCGGCGAGGCGTGGAGCCAAGGCCACGTGACGCTTCCGTTTCGGCTCTTTCGCGATGCGCGCGTCGTGACGCTCACCATCTCGTTCGAGCGGGGCAACGGCGAGGAGCGCGAGACGTTCGCCATAGAAATCCCGAGACCCCCGGCCGACGCCGGTCTCTACAAGGTGATCGTTGAAGACGCGACGACGGACGGCGAACGCGCGCGGGTCACGCTCCGCAACGCCGGCAACCGCACGGTGGCCTCCGTCGTCTTAAGCCTCGAGGATCTCGCCGGAATCAAGATCGGAACGCCCTACTTCCGCACGATCGAACGGCTCGCGCCCGGCGATTCCGCCGTTGCGGAATTCGGTCTCGTGAAGGATGCCGCCGACGTTGCCGTCGCCCTCGAATACGACAACCGCACGACGACGACCAAGGTGCGCCTTCGCGAAACGGAAGGCGCGTCGGGAGGAGCGCCCGGGCGGCTCGGCCTCAAGACGGACTTCCCGATCCGCGAGCAGGAGCCGGGGCGCTCAGCCGACTACTCGGTCAAGGTCGAGAACCCTGGCCGCGAGCGGCTCGTGGAACTTGCGACGCGCGGGCTCCCGGAAGGATACGTTGCTCGGTTCTTCGTCGGGAATGCCCCGGCGCCGAGCGTGCGGCTCGCCGCGGGGGGGTCGCGGGACGTTGTGGTCTCTCTCTCGCTTCCCGCGGGAGCGACGAAGGACGTGGGGCGCACACTCGCCTTCGAACTCGTCGCGACTTCGGAGGGCGTCGAGACCGTTCTTCCCCTGCAAGTGACCGTACTTGGGGCCGGCCGACTCGAACTCGAGGGCGAGAACTGGTTCGCGAATCTGGCGCCGGGCGAGACGCGCGAGGTGAACGTGACGGTTCGAAACTCGGGCACGGCCGCGCTGCGCGATGTCGTCCTCGGCGCCTCGAAGCCCACGGGTTGGCGGACGGCCTTCGATCCGCCCCGCCTCGCGAAGCTCGATCCCGGCGAGCGGAGGGAGGTCACGATGCGCGTCTCTGCGCCGGAGGACGTCGGGACAGGCAAGTACGTCCTCGACGTCGGCGCGAGCGCGGGGGACGTGAACGCGCGCACGCGCACGTTGAGCCTCGACGTCGCGGCGCCTCCGTCCTCCGACCTCGGCTGGATCGCGGCGGCAGCGGTCGCCGCAGTCGTCGCCGTCTTCGTCATCGTCAAGGCCAAGCGAAGGTGA